A genomic window from Gossypium hirsutum isolate 1008001.06 chromosome D12, Gossypium_hirsutum_v2.1, whole genome shotgun sequence includes:
- the LOC107942380 gene encoding 3-hydroxy-3-methylglutaryl-coenzyme A reductase 1-like — translation MEAGRRSSTKPVQSLKPTKTVSVDEDLTKASDALPLPLHLSNAVFFTLFFSAVYFLLSHWREKIRTSTPLSVVTFSEIIAILAFVASFIYLLGFFGIDFVQSLILRPQTEVWNSEDDDEVADVLLRKKDARKVPCGQALDCSLPPLPPPAPIVTVQKVLDENPVTVLTEEDEEIIKSVVAGTTPSYSLESKLGDCKRAAAIRREALQRLTGKSLEGLPLDGFDYESILGQCCEMPVGYVQIPVGIAGPLLINGREYSVPMATTEGCLVASTNRGCKAIHLSGGATSTLLRDGMTRAPVVRFGTAKRAADLKLYLEDPDNFDTLAVVFNRSSRFGRLQGIKCAIAGKNLYLRFTCTTGDAMGMNMVSKGVQNVLDFLQTDFPDMDVMGISGNFCSDKKPAAVNWIEGRGKSVVCEAIIKGDVVRKVLKTTVESLVELNMLKNLTGSAMAGALGGFNAHASNIVTAVYIATGQDPAQNVESSHCITMMEAVNDGKDLHISVTMPSIEVGTVGGGTQLASQSACLNLLGVKGASKESAGANSRMLAAVVAGAVLAGELSLMSALAAGQLVKSHMKYNRSNKDVSKASS, via the exons ATGGAGGCCGGCCGGCGATCATCGACTAAACCGGTTCAATCTCTGAAGCCAACGAAGACGGTTTCAGTAGACGAAGATCTCACCAAAGCCTCCGATGCATTACCGCTTCCTTTGCATCTATCCAATGCTGTCTTCTTCACCCTCTTCTTCTCTGCAGTTTATTTCCTTCTTTCCCATTGGCGTGAAAAGATCCGGACATCCACGCCTCTCAGCGTCGTTACCTTTTCTGAGATCATCGCCATTCTCGCCTTCGTAGCTTCCTTTATTTACCTTCTGGGGTTCTTCGGGATTGACTTTGTTCAGTCTCTGATTCTCCGACCGCAGACTGAAGTTTGGAACTCTGAGGACGATGATGAGGTAGCTGATGTTTTGCTTCGTAAAAAAGACGCCCGTAAAGTCCCTTGCGGCCAAGCTCTTGATTGCTCACTTCCTCCTTTGCCTCCTCCGGCACCGATTGTAACTGTTCAGAAAGTGTTGGATGAAAATCCTGTGACAGTTTTAACCGAGGAAGACGAAGAAATAATTAAATCCGTTGTGGCGGGAACGACCCCTTCGTACTCTTTGGAATCGAAATTAGGTGATTGTAAGAGAGCGGCAGCGATCAGGCGTGAAGCATTGCAGAGACTGACAGGGAAGTCATTAGAAGGATTGCCTTTGGATGGATTTGATTATGAGTCTATTTTAGGGCAGTGTTGCGAGATGCCGGTTGGGTACGTTCAGATTCCCGTGGGAATTGCAGGGCCTTTGTTGATTAATGGAAGAGAGTACTCAGTTCCTATGGCAACCACGGAGGGGTGCTTGGTGGCTAGCACTAATAGGGGTTGTAAAGCTATTCATTTGTCCGGTGGAGCTACAAGTACTCTATTGAGAGATGGGATGACCAGAGCTCCTGTTGTAAGGTTCGGTACAGCTAAAAGGGCAGCTGATCTGAAGTTGTACTTGGAGGATCCTGACAATTTCGACACTTTGGCTGTTGTTTTTAACAG ATCGAGTAGATTTGGTAGGCTGCAAGGGATCAAATGTGCAATTGCAGGGAAGAATCTATATTTGAGATTCACTTGCACTACTGGTGATGCTATGGGGATGAACATGGTTTCCAAGGGAGTCCAAAATGTTTTGGATTTCCTTCAAACTGATTTCCCAGACATGGATGTCATGGGCATCTCTG GAAACTTTTGTTCCGACAAAAAGCCAGCTGCAGTGAACTGGATTGAAGGGCGAGGCAAATCTGTTGTGTGCGAGGCCATAATTAAGGGTGATGTTGTGAGGAAGGTCTTGAAGACTACTGTTGAATCTCTGGTGGAGCTTAACATGCTTAAGAATCTGACTGGTTCAGCCATGGCTGGAGCTTTGGGTGGATTCAATGCCCATGCCAGCAACATCGTGACTGCAGTCTACATAGCTACTGGCCAAGATCCAGCTCAAAATGTCGAAAGCTCTCACTGCATCACAATGATGGAAGCTGTTAATGATGGCAAGGACCTTCACATCTCTGTCACAATGCCTTCTATTGAG GTTGGTACTGTTGGTGGTGGAACTCAGCTTGCATCACAGTCAGCCTGTTTGAACCTGCTAGGGGTGAAAGGTGCGAGCAAAGAGTCAGCTGGAGCAAACTCTAGAATGCTGGCGGCCGTTGTAGCAGGCGCTGTACTTGCTGGGGAGCTATCACTTATGTCGGCACTTGCAGCTGGGCAACTAGTTAAGAGCCATATGAAGTACAATAGATCCAACAAggatgtttccaaggcttcttccTAA